taAAAGATATTTGTCCAACCAAGAAAACACAACAGATAGCTATCTACATGGGTCACTTCTTTCTTGTCGTTAGGAAAGGAAAAATAGCTTCTGTTCATTGGCTTCTTCTGTTTTAGGTAGGTGTGCCATTGACTAAGCCACACTATGTAAATTACCTCTAAATTGGAGATTAGCTGCGATGGTATTTGCTTGTATAACCAATGCAGGAATTCGTAACAACTGAGACTTCATCTCAAAAGAAAGATGGAGGAAATAATGCTTAGTATGctttaaaaaaatgtttaataAAAGATTGTTCCAACAGGAAAAACACAACAGACAGCTGTCTACATGGGTTTCTTCTTTCCTGCGGTTAAGCAAAGGAAAAGTAGCTTCGGTTCATAGGCTTCTTCTGTTTTCGGTAAAGTGCGTCATTGACTAAGCCACACTATGTAAATTACCTCTGAATTGGAGATTAGCTGCGATGGTATTTGCTTATATAGCTAATGCAGGAATTCATAACAGCTGGGCCTTCATCCCAAAAGAAAAATAGAGGAAATAATGCATAGTATGCTTTAAAAATTGCTTAATAACAGATTGGTTCAACAAGAAAAACACAACAGATAGCTGTCTACATGGGTTTCTTCTTTCCTGCTGGTACGCAAAGGAAAAGTAGCTTCTGTTCATTGGCTTCTGTTTTAGGTGAAGTGTGCCATTGACTAAGCCACGGAAAATTACCTCTGAAAGAAGTTTACAGGGAGAAGTTATCAatggaaaaaattaatttaatttcatcCGTAACATGACATTGAGCTTGATGCGGCATAGGCATCAAGCTCGATGCCTACGCTTATTCCCAACCCTCCTATAAATGAGAACCCAATAAAGATTCTGATCGCCACAAGCTCAAACTACTACAATGCATTCTTCCCTTCCGCCTTCACTCTTCTGCTTTACACCGATAAAAAAGAATGATGAATCATTTCACATTTTAAGGTTTCTCTTAcaagagaagagaaaaaaagaacATTCAAGAGCGGGGGAGAAAATTACAGCCATCAAAATCAAGCCCATATTGCAAGCAAAGACATCAACCCAGCCCCCAGAAATAGGGCAAAATAAGACACCACTTGGAGTTTTACATTGCAGCTCATCCTCTTGCTGAGGAAATCGGCAGCAATTAGGTCCACCAAAGCCATGTACACCAGAATTCCAGCTGATACAGAATCAAAGATGCCTTCGGTAATCAGTGCTCTTGGGCTGTCCGCGTTGTAAAATGAAGATATTGCTATTCCGATGCCAATTCCTGCTGGAGTAGTAATAGCAAAAAAGAATGCCATAAGGGCGGTGGAGAGGGTTCTAAATTGAGCCTGTGAGATGCACCCTCCAAGCGCAAAACCTTCAAAGAACTGGTGGAAGGATAGTGCTGCAATTAAGGGTCTTATGGTACAAGGGCTTTGTGAAACACCTAAAGAGAGCCCAATGATCACGGAGTGTGACACAATCCCAAGTTCCAGAATCTGCAAGCAAATATAAAGTCAGTCTATCAGAGGAAGCTCGCACCACCATTGACTAGGCAGCAAAAAACAGATCAATTTGTTcaatgaaaaacataaaaatacaacGCAATCAGACGGTGACAAGAATACTCGATGCCTACGAACATTTTGCATAGTAATGTAACACTATAAATGTTTAACGATGTTTGctagaaacaaaagaaaacagAAAGTGGGAGAGGACGAGAAAATCAATGATTTATTTTCTTAGGACAAATTCAATTTTGTCTCGAGAGTCCAGAAAAGGATACCCTGTTCCAATTACAGCAGCATGGTGATATTGAGGGCAAAACTAATCATATCATTAAATTCAATTACACCAGAGAACACGATGAAATGTGTACATATTTTTTGCCAACACtaagaaattaaaacaaagtTTACATTAGTGacacatggaaaaaaaaaaaaaaaaaaaagagcattcTACAATGATGTAAATATGAAAAGCATAAGAATGATAACAACTTAAAACTTGCCAACTGTAATGATATGTTTACGCCTTTGGCATGATGGATTTCAAGCACTGGATCTAGATTTGTAGATTTAAAAAGAACTCAATCCAATTTTATCACATTTTGTGTCAATCcacaaaaatccaaatccaaatccaaattttgaactccaaaaccccaaacacagGGTGGTCCTGTATTTGGACgtctcctgaaaatgaaaaaacTATTGCATTTTTACAAGACATCTCGAGATAGATGTTTATACGATACAATGTTAACACCAAGGGAAAAGGGAAACCTTGTAGTATGAAATGGTTTGTCATAGTTATTGAGATGACAATGCTTCAAAATTCATAACCTCGTAATTATGACAAGGCTGCCATTTCCCCTTGATCGAAATCTCGGAGCAAAGGTGGCCACGGGCCAATCACTGAAATGaagtgagaaaaaaaatttagagcTGACTTCATCTACGATGAGATGGAGTGCAAATATAAGCTCCTTTCTCCAGAAgtgttctctttttttttttctttttctttttcttttttttttcttctggcCTCCTAGGCAACCAATAACACCCCTTGGGGTCCCAAGACCAAGAGATGAATCACCGTGCCCACAGGCTAGGTCCTCAATGTTCCTTAGGCACTTGCTAAAGTTAACAAATAGTTCCGTGGGGGAAAAATTGAGCAAATTTATTATCCCACTTCACCAAATGGGTTTAATTTACAAGTGTCCCACTTCAAAAAATTCCCAAAAAACAAAGCTACTAAACTAATCCAGCGACCTTGTGAGCTAGATGACTCTTTTCACAGTTAACGCACAGAATACTTCCTCACATAAGCATCCCTAATAAGAGTTGTCTGGCATCAAGTGCGCAAGCATACACACATGCACATTGAGCACTGTTCATATGTATGTTATGAATAAtatctttttttgaaaaaataattctgGACGCTGCTCCAAGATTACATCTggaattatttttccaaaaaagatgttattgaatatatatatatatatatatatatatatatatatttaaaaaagataaatgggaaaaaactcgttTGTTTGATCATAATGTGTCAAAATTACACGGCAGACTTTAACCGGTGGATTGCACTATCAAAGCAAAGAGAAGAACAGAGAACCTTTCCAAAAGCGTTCACTCACTAATAAAAGTAGAAAAAGAAGTATTATTGGTACCTGTGAAACGACGACGTGCCGAACACCATCCTCCTCGTCTCCATCTCCGAACCCGTGAGAATGCCCATGCGAGTGCTGCCCCTCACAGGCCTCCTGCCCATGGGGGTGGTTGTGCCTATGGTGCGCCGCGTGCGCATGCATCCCCACTATGTGCATCCCACCCCCTTCCTCTTCCCCAAACACTCTCCCGTTCCAATCCTTCGCACCGTCAACCCGCTCAATCGGAACTATATCCGATCCGGACACCGAGTTCTGCGCTCCGACTCGGTCCGCCGCTCGTGCCGACTCGCTCTTCCTCTGGTAGTACTGAGTTCCCACGAAGTCGACAAGCAGAGTGGCCAGCGAAGCCATCATGGCGAAGAACCCGGCGAAGGGGAACTTGGACCAGGGATATTCGGGTAAGCACGGATCGGACAACGCGGACGACCCGTCGGGGAGCATGTGCACGAACCCGGTGGCGAGGATGACGCCGGCGGCGAAGGCTTTGGCGGCGACGAAGAGGTTACTATCGGTGCGGAGGAATCGCCGCCGCTTGCCCACCAGGGGGATGGCGACGCCGGCGAATCCTGCGATGAGAATTGAAGCGATTGCTATCGTCTTTAGTACCAATGCGGCCGAGTCGTCTCGGCAGGTGTCTAACTCTATGCGGTGACAACCGGCGTTCGACATTGATTCGGAGAACGTGCTCAGAAGGGACTCTGTTTTCTCACAAACAAAACGGACCAAGATTGGAAAAAGAATCAATTCATGCGAAATATTCAGTGGGGAAAAAGGGAAATTGTTAAATGGAAAAATTCGAGTACGGGTTTGTCATTTTCTGGGCTCAATTTTTCTCGGCAATCAAACAAAGGTTTCTTGCGAATACCTGAAAAAACTCGAATCCTTCCTCTGACACGCTCGAGGTAGAGCTCCGGCAGCAGATCCTAGAAAACCCCAAAAACTGTTATCAAATACAAGATACATAAATcgatgcagagagagagagagagagagagagagagagagagagagagagagagagagagagtcgctAACCTCAATGAATAACATGGGAGGAGCTTTGGGTTGTGATTCGAAACAGGAGCAAGTAAGACGGCGGCAATGGCGTGGGTAATTGGGATTTTATGGTGCGGTGTCGGAGCCCGAAAGGGGGAAGCTTGGCTGTGTGACGAtgtcgaagagagagagagagagaggaagagaacaGAGTTTGAAATGGTGAGGGAAAATGTCGACATGGTTTGACGAATGGAAGGGTTACAAGAGGGAAAGAAACCGAGTAGCGACGTTTTGCAGGAGGATGAGGGAGAGAGTGTCGACATCTCTTGCCCACATTAATTTGTTACCCACTCCCCAACCCTCACTGCTCCAATTTATCTAAttccttcatttttttaattaattttctccATCTTCCCCGGCAATCTTCTCtgatttcaacaaaaaaaaatattaaataataagaataattaaTGGTTTAGTccaaaaatagtaaaattaattCATGAAGCATGAATAAGGATgcaatcaaatcaaatcaaatctcAAAAAGTTGAAATTGATAAGAGTTCATTAAGAATTCTTTCGGGTTTCTTCCTTTTATAAACAGCTAATTTCTAAAttcaattttataaattatttattaaatgcaTTAGGTCTAAATATAAGCAAGCTCGACTCATGAGCACATTTTGAAGAACTCGTTTAATAGGCTTgaattaaagttttatatatatatatatatatatatatatataaaatttaatgaGGACGAATAAGATTTGACAAATTGAAGTGGACTTAAATATAGGAACTATTTGtgcatattattatttaattcaacTTTAATAATCTTAATTTAATCATAAAACCAATGTTTAAGACTTATAAGTTAGTTAAGTttgtaaaaaaaacaaaaatttaagaTAATATTAGTTAGTAAGAgtccaaaaaaaaacaaaaatttaagaCAATATTAATTAGTAAGAGtccatttttacttttttatttaacAAAACCTTGTGTTTCTCAAAATAAGAGATTTTCAAGAGCCAAATTATTAGTAACGTTCTCAATAACTTGGCTCAATAAGACTTAATTTAGTATGTTAAAGTTTAGTCTAAGTTCAAACTCaaactcaaataaaaatttgATGCACAAAATTGAATAAAGCAAAAGTTGATTTTGATTCCACTCCACTCATTGTGTGGAGAGGATGGAACAAGGGATCCCAAGGGAAAGTTATGTATGTGCCTCTGCCTTCCACAATTGTACTCTCCCTgatcttttactttattttttattggaAAAAATACTAGCATCCCCTAGATTTAACAGAAAATAAGCTTCAAAAATTCCAAGAATCTTTCCTgaggtttaaaaaattttaataacccttAAGTTTATCAAAAAAATACAAACCTCCTCTTATATTTTGCATaaagacaagtttttttaggAGAGGTATgtttctttttgacaaatctcaggaGAGGTCTCTGGTTTTTCTAAAATCTCAGGAAAAAATTTGTGAcatttttgacaaatctcaaggaaagtctctgaaaaggaaagtctctaaaatttttgaaacctcaagagaggtctctatcttttttgtcaaatctcaaataaggtaagtgtcttttgccatttttttaaatttagtaTTCCAAAAGCTGCATATATTTTGTCCATGTTCATTTTGACATAAGAGCCTTTGTTACATGcctaccaattttttttttaagaaaaagttcTTTTGTTACATTAAAATGCTTAGAATTAAAATTCTTATTTCAATTGATGATTTGTTTTGGAATCATGTGAAAAGCGGAATAGTTTTTTCTTTGTTCATTTTTAAGGATGACAGTGAGAAATGTTagttttgaattattttttttaatttgaactaGAGACTTATATGTGTTAAAaggaatgtaatatgagattattgAATTTTATAAGATTGGTATAGACCCGTcatttttaatgtttaatataaaaataaatttgtttaaaaattattaaataattttaatttaatattgcaattattttaatataaaagttTTTTCATTGCTAATTTTATACAATTAGTTTAACTAAATAGTAATAAGGTTGTTTAacattttctaatttaaaaattagTCTCTAAAAAATCATTAAGTGATAAGGTAATCCTCAACATTTTTTCATGAGTTTTATATATCAAAGGATTAAAAAAGGTAATAACTATAgcattaataatatatatatatatataaaagaatatattttataagaataataataagcAATGGCAAATGGTCTAATTTTACTATTAATAACATTGCTTTATTACCGATACTTATGATGAGTTATTTGACTCGATTTTTtctttagagagagagggagggaggaggAGAAGGATGAGGATATCATAATTCATAACTATTccaaatgaattttaaatttaaataaattaatatttaaatattttatgattatgtGAATCATTTTCGTAATAAGCAATGACAAATGGTCTAATTTTACTATTAATAGCATTGCTTTACCAAtaattatgatatgagttatttGACTCcattttttcttgagagagagagaggaggataTCATAATTCATAACCATTCcaattgaattttaaatttaaataaattaattttttaaatattttatgattatgtGAATCATTTTCATAATAAGCCAAATGGTTTAATTTTACTACTAATAACATTGCTTTATTATTGCtaattatgatatgagttatttGACTTGATTTTttctttagagagagagaagggggaggagGAGACGGATGAGGATATCATAATTCATAACTATtcaaattgaattttaaatttaaattaattaattttttaaatattttatgattttttgaatcattttcataaatatatttctaTTTGTTTAATTATACACAGATTTTTTATTGATTGTTATAAATTTTTTAtagtttaatttaaaaattataaaaaattagcaTTGTTGGTACCCCAACCTCTTGTTTCGTTTTTATATCAACCTACATTAATAATGTGTCATGTTATAAGCAAGCAAAGTATGAAAAGCGAGGTTTTATTTGTATTCCGAAAAAAAGGTCGCTAACACTATCTATCATTTTTCTCGTATAAACGTTTGCTTGAATTGCTCCATCTTTAATGATTCGTCTTTACCCTTATAAAGTGAAATTTCAAGcataaaattatcatttaatacatttaaaaaataaaaatagaaaataaataacaTTTTAAGATTTTTAATAGCGCCTCGAACTATAAATTATATTATCTTTATATATTATCTTATCAAATTAAAATAATAGTTAGTGATTGAGGGGATGTGAAGAGAGTATGcggtttctttttgaaaaaaaaaaaaattatattaaacttGACCATATCATATTTTAGGTAATTGATTGAATTTAAAGTAATTTTTGAATTATGGTTATAAATTCAAGCCAAACTTTAAATTTTTGTTGATATATTATTTTACCCtatttgtatttatatatatatatatatataatgaaaacaaatatatatatatatatataatgaaaataaatttatagTATTCTATTAAGATTTCAAAATATAAGGATATTTTAgtccacaaaatgatttattcatacttttatatataatataaatatatattaagcaTTTTAAGCTCTATTTCCTTCACACCTGACCACATGGTctcatttatttgaataaatatcaatatagaagtgtaattaatgcaaatatatatatatatatatatatatatattttggattcCAAGATCTTATTTAATTGAATAGATTTTAATATACATGCATAATTAATGTAGATGATTTAAGCTTAGTTTGGCGTCTTTGTtgtttttttaaaatactttttttaAAGAGAAacttatgaaaataaatttttgatattattttagAAATGTTTGGTTCCCATGTGAAAAATGAGTTGTTAAATAGAAAAAAGTTGACTTTGAGTGTTTGGTAAAAGAAAATTGTGAGAGACCTTAAAAGTGTTTTATTAAATGACTAaaatagatatgtattttttacACAACGTAATTAACAAATTGTAagttttttaatatttgaaatattaaGGGCAACAATGGGattgaataatttattagaaaaaaaaggttagtttttaacttttgaaatttttgaatcttTAACTTTTAAAAGTTGATAACAAAGTTAGAAACTGACTAAGTTAGAAAAACTATTTACTGAATACATTTAACCcaacttttacttttaaaaaagaGAAATTTAGACAAAAAAGGAAACCAAACTCCTACTTAGTGTGGGAGTTGTGAGGCTGTCTATCCCCTTGGTTTTAAAAAATTATCGAATGTACATGTCATTATATCTATCAGCCTATTACTAGGTGTGAGCACTCGGTCAATTTAGTGAATTTCGTTAAACCGaaaatttttgttaaaaaatctCACTAACCAAATCGACCAAAATTTCATAATTAACTGAAACTAAAACTGACCGAACTGAATTTCGGTTAAATAGGttaattgatttaatatatatatatatataattttaatatatataatatataaaaataaataaatttttagtatATAACCCAAAAATCGAACCGAAAATCACAATTCAACgaaaatgaaaattgaatcaagctgaataaatttttaaacgAATCGAATTGACCAAATTCACTTGATTAATTCGGTTTTAATTGAATTATACTCACTCATACCTGTTACTTAAAGGCAAGACACATTGCAAGTGAATTCTATAACTTTTAACATCATGCCTATCATGAGTAAGACCCACTTATCACATGTTTCACATTTAAGTTACAGGTACTTTTATAATTTTCTCCCTCAATTCGGTTTTGCTTGAGGGGATTTGAAGAGCTTGTAATGCttgattaaaattttgaaatattaaaaagtaattaaaaataaaaaataatgctaatgcacaaaaaaaaaaaatttgaaatttatttagaGATGAGCATCCTGGTTGAAGAAGGGAAGCAAGGATGAAACCTTTGGATCCACAACAAATCTTGACCTATAAAAAATTTTGGTGCATTAGCATTAGTAACATTATAACGTATGCTGACAGTAGGGATGGGGGATTGGGTAAGCGAGGAAAGGAGTGTGAAATGCTTAATGAGACTAAAAAAGGGAATGACAATGTCAATTTTTGTGACAATCCTGATATTCAATTTTAGACAATATTAGCAAAACAATATTATAATATACATTAAATAATAAATGaattattgtaatatatttatattactagTAAAATAACAGCAGTGAATTATACGAATTAGAGAATgcatatcattttttaaaaataaaaatagtaatgaagaatgatattaactaaaaatatgaATCAAAATAAGTGTTAAATTGAAAAAGTATTGAAAGTCATAAGTGGTATTTGCTTGTATTTAAAATAAGCGGTATTTGAATtttggatacttacttttattataaggtattatatgattttttaaaatatattttaaattaaaaattagaaattttctaattattatttttattaataattattttagttaatatgtaaatttttttattaaattaaacaacAGAAAATTATTATTCTTAATTAATAATCATCTTTTTAACTAATGTATATTAACAACACATAACAAAcgtattaatttataataaaaataatattaataattaaattaaaattttaatttatttaatattaatttaaattgatAGATGGTTCTTCTTTCAATTctttgttttaaaattgaattacTTTTTATTAATAACTAATATGTCACAatatatagtaaaataatatatgactattttaaatatattttagataaaacatattaatattttataattatgccattttttgattaaaattatatattttatattgaacaaTAATCTTgctattaatgtatatttataacatgatcatttcattaatttatttaacaattATTAAAAGTTTTAATTTATTGAAtgctaatttaaatttatagatggttctttttacccattccaaaattgaattatattttgtTAATAATTAAAAAGTtataattcataaaaaaaaaataacatctaattattttttaatatagtttgaattaaaaatataatatttctaattaaaacttcaattcataattaattaatttttatttttaatataaactaATTAAGTTATGCTACCCATGTCACGTTTTCAGCAACCAACCAAAATCCTTAAAATTTGGACaattttaaattatgattataCATCAATTGAACcaaattatgattatttttattttttctaatgtacaaaatgataattttatgtttaattttCACTTAGccagagaaaaaaaataaaatatgttagaGGAAACAAATGAATTGTGGTCCGCATATAGGCAGATTTATGTACTAATATATTTATGCCATATTGACCAGTCTTTAGTGTCCCAATGGTATTGTCATTTTACATTTTTAGTGGCAAAATGTCGACATTGTGGAGAAAGGATTGGGTAGGTAGTACTGACACATCTCATGAGCTGGTGCAAGTTATTTCTAATGCTTAAAATGTTTTATTCAACtagtgtttttttaaaaaaattaaataatttctaaaattccAATCACTAATTAAAAATTGTATTTTATGATATTGAATTTAAATGTATACGTATTCTAATAGTTGATGATGGCGATAGTGATGGGGAAGATGATAATCCAACCAACATAAATGATAagattg
This genomic stretch from Malania oleifera isolate guangnan ecotype guangnan chromosome 3, ASM2987363v1, whole genome shotgun sequence harbors:
- the LOC131151596 gene encoding zinc transporter 4, chloroplastic-like; this encodes MLFIEDLLPELYLERVRGRIRVFSESLLSTFSESMSNAGCHRIELDTCRDDSAALVLKTIAIASILIAGFAGVAIPLVGKRRRFLRTDSNLFVAAKAFAAGVILATGFVHMLPDGSSALSDPCLPEYPWSKFPFAGFFAMMASLATLLVDFVGTQYYQRKSESARAADRVGAQNSVSGSDIVPIERVDGAKDWNGRVFGEEEGGGMHIVGMHAHAAHHRHNHPHGQEACEGQHSHGHSHGFGDGDEEDGVRHVVVSQILELGIVSHSVIIGLSLGVSQSPCTIRPLIAALSFHQFFEGFALGGCISQAQFRTLSTALMAFFFAITTPAGIGIGIAISSFYNADSPRALITEGIFDSVSAGILVYMALVDLIAADFLSKRMSCNVKLQVVSYFALFLGAGLMSLLAIWA